In Microbulbifer pacificus, the genomic stretch TCTCTGTGATCATTGGCTCACCATCACCGACCGATCGCTATTCGGACTATCTCAAACTGGTTCAGCTGGCAAATTCAATATTGCGACCATGAGCTCAATATTCAGTTACCAAAGTACTGAATAGACATAAAAAAATGCCGGGCTCAATGGCCCGGCTTAACAAATGATCAGTCTAAGACATCAGACAACCTGAATACCCGTTTCCACCCAAAGCTCTTTATTGGGATCGTCTACAGAAATATAGATGCTGTAGTCAATTCCATGTGCCAAGCCGGTCTCCAGTTCAGTCCATGCACCGAGTATTTCTACGGTATCTTCCCCATCACCATTGATGTAGAAATTTTCATCACCACTCGAGATGGATACCAAGTCTTCCAATCCAAGGGAAAGCGTAACCGCGTTTTCCTGGTCAAGATCAATCGCATCAATATCGGAAAACTCGCCTACGTAGTCGCTCAGAGTAATGACGGCTTCACCACCTTGCCAGTACAGTGTTTCAAGGCCAGATTCAGAGCTTTGTACAACAAACTCGCTATCCGCAGATTCCTCAACATCTTCGCTAGACTCCGCTGCAAAGGAAGTCATTGCAAACCCTTCCGACATGCTTTCAACACCTGCACCCGACGGTTCTAACGTGATCGTCAGGGAGCCACCTACAACTGCGCCCGTCACCGGGTGTACCAGCTGATAATTAAAGACTTCTTGAGAAGTCATGTCGAAGAATGTTCCATCTGGGATGTAGGTGTAATTACCGTCAGCATCAATTGTCAGTGAGCCAAAGTCACCGTCAACAACCACTGAATCGGTTACATCTACAAAGCCCATACCCGCATCTATCTGAAGTGTGCTGAACTCGGAACCTTCCACATCGTTATCGAACAGGTTACCAACGGCGTTAACGGCACTTTCGATCTCGAATTGGTCGAGGTGAACGACATCAACGTCAGTGGCAACATTAAGTGTCACTGAGGCCAGACCGGATTTGGTCGCACGCACTCGATAATCCCCTGCCGTGAAATTCACGGTAGAAAGGTCAATCGAAGCCACCGTACCAAGCCCCCCGATGACGATGTTGAAGCTATCGCTGGCCACCGTCTCCCAGCTACCAGAGCCCGGTGATGTCTCCCTCTCCAAGAATACCTCTCCACTCGCCAGAGCCGCGAGAAGTACCTCGACTTCGATGCTTCCGGAAACTTCCATATTTTCGGAGATAGTAAACGTGTCACTGATATATTCTTGAGAGCCGATTCCCAGCAGCTCACCATCGGAGTCAGTGAAGTAACCCTCCGTGACTGCATTGGCCCACACAACCGACGCCTCCGCCACATCATCCGACGCAGAGAACTCCATCGTCGCCGGCATAGACGGGTCTTCCTCATCCCATGTCATTTCGACGCTTTCACTATCGATCTGGACATACAGTGTCGCCATCGCAGTGGCACCACTGACTGGATCGACAAGCGTGTACTCAAATATATCTACCTGGCCAATACCGGAACCGTCGCTGTCAAATGGTGTGTAGGTGTAAGAACCGTCCTGGTCGATCTGAAGGGTACCGTATGTCCCGACGATGCTGGACCCGCCCATGACAACGGTCTCACCATTGACACTTACTACGGAGGTTCCCGCTTCGTCGTTATCCAGGACATTACCTTCAACGGCTATCCCTTCGTAACCGGTGATAACGGTATTGTCGAAGTCGGTACCACTCACGGACAGTGAGCTGAGCACTGTCGCCACAACGCCGTCAGCAGCTATGAATGCGCGATACTCACCACTGCCCAATCCCTCGATCGTAACGCCGTCACCGCCACCTCCCAGCAAACCGATTTCAAGTATCGAGGCCTCATCCTCGGAGTTGTCAACGGCAGTCCACATTCCCGTGGCTTCGTCCCATTTCTGCACAACGATGCGAAGATCCCCGAGCAGCTCCAAAGACAGAGTGGAGTCAAATTCAAAGGTCAGATCCTGGGTGTGCCCCGGTTCGATTTCGAACTCCAGGGCCGATGTGCCAAGCACACTCGCCTGCAAATCGAGTCCGATCAGATTCAGATAGAAATCGAGTAAACCGTAATCGGCAGAGCCATGATCTGCGGCCGACTCGGCGCCCAGAATATTCAGCAACGCCGTAGCTACCTCATCGACACCATCCAACGACTCAACACTCACCGGACCGAGCGATCCTTCGGCGCTGGTATTGCCCGCTTCGTCGGTTTGACGAACCAGGACATCGCCGTCTTCGTACTCCCCTTCCGGCAGAGTGAAGCTGTTGCCGGTGCCGGTGTTCCAGGTATCCCCACCGTCGGTGGAGTATTCCCAGGTGGCGTCGGGTTCCAGGCCACCGACGGTGACACTGCCATCGCTGGTGATGCCGTCGCTGTCATCGACCCCGGTGTCGCTGGTCAAGTTGGCGGTCGGCGCATCCGGTGCGGTGGCGTCGATGGTGACCGGACCGAGCGATCCTTCGGCGCTGGTATTGCCCGCTTCGTCGGTCTGACGAACCAGGACATCGCCGTCTTCGTACTCACCTTCCGGCAGAGTGAAGCTGTTGCCGGTGCCGGTGTTCCAGGTATCCCCACCGTCGGTGGAGTATTCCCAGGTAGCGTCGGGTTCCAGGCCGCCGACGGTAACGCTGCCATCGCTGGTGATGCCGTCGCCATTGTCGGCGCCGGTGTCGTTGGTCAGGTTGGCGGTCGGTGCATCCGGTGCGGTGGCGTCGATGGTGACCGGACCGAGCGATCCTTCGGGGCTGGTATTACCCGCCTCGTCGGTCTGACGAACCAGGACGTCGCCGTCTTCGTATTCCCCTTCCGGCAGAGTGAAGCTGTTACCGGTACCGGTGTTCCAGGTATCCCCACCGTCGGTGGAGTATTCCCAAGTGGCGTCGGGTTCCAGGCCGCCGACGGTGACACTGCCGTCGCTGGTGATGCCGTCGCTGTCATCGACCCCGGTGTCGTTGGTCAGGTTGGCGGTAGGTGCATCCGGTGCTTCGGTATCAGAATCAGCGTCGGCATCAGCGTCCGCATCCGCATCCGCATCCGCATCCGCATCGGCATCGGCATCGGCATCGGCATCGGCGTCAGCATCGGCATCGGCATCGGCATCGGCATCCGCATCAGCGTCGGCATCCGCATCAGCGTCGGCGTCGGCGTCGGCGTCGGCGTCGGCGTCGGCGTCAGCATCCGCGTCAGCATCCGCGTCAGCATCCGCGTCAGCATCCGCGTCGGCGTCGGCGTCGGCGTCGGCGTCGCCATCGTCTGGCACGACTTCCTTAGTCACTTCAATGATCAGGTTTGCAGAGAGCACCTCATTAGTCTCGGTATCCACAACGGTCACAACAAAGCTGTCTACACCCACACTGCCTAGTTCCTCGTCCGGCGTATAGATGTAGCTACCATCGCTCTGGATTACCAAAGTTCCATATTCACCCTCAATTTCTATCTCACCGCCGGTGGGTGTAACCACGTTACCGTCGAAGGTGACCGACTGGATTTCAAGATTGTTAGTGTCCCCACTAGCAGACTGATCAATGAAATTTCCTTCCGCGTTCTGACTACCTACGATCGTCTCAACTTCCACTAGATCCGTGGCGGTCACGTCGATAGTACGGGTGATGGCAACACCAACACTGATCAATCCAGGATCAGGAACCAGTGTTGCACGGTATTCACCTGCATCCAGATTCTCCAGCGTTACCTGACCAGAAGTACCGCCCAAGCCAAGTACACTGAGTGAAAGCAGACCGCCATCGAGATTATTCTCACTACTCTCAACTCGGACCCATTCTCCATCTTCAAAGCGTTCGACAATCAAGACATAGTTGTCCAGAACACCGATACCCAGTGCTCCGTCGATTTCAAGGTCGAACACCGTCTCGTTTGTATCTTCACTCAGTTCGAACTCAACAAGCGGTTGGCCTGAACCGATATCGAGACTCACAAGGTCTGCAATGCTGATCCCAAGTAGATCGAACTGACTGTCGCTGTCTGTATCAGGCTCAGCTTCCGGATCCAGGCTCAGTTCACACTCTAGAACCGCATCATCATTAACATCGACTAGCTCGAAGTCGGCATCCGCGTCAGCATCGGCATCAGCGTCGGCATCGGCGTCGGCGTCAGCATCCGCATCGGCGTCGGCGTCGGCGTCGGCGTCGGCGTCGGCGTCAGCATCCGCATCGGCGTCGGCGTCGGCATCGGCATCGGCGTCAGCGTCGGCGTCAGCGTCGGCGTCGGCGTCGGCGTCAGCATCCGCATCGGCGTCAGCGTCGGCGTCGGCGTCAGCATCCGCATCGGCGTCAGCATCCGCGTCGGCGTCAGCATCCGCGTCGGCGTCAGCATCCGCGTCGGCGTCGGCGTCGGCGTCAGCATCCGCATCGGCGTCGGCATCGGCGTCAGCGTCGGCATCGGCGTCCGCATCTGCGTCGGCGTCCGCATCGGCATCCGCATCCGCATCGGCGTCAGCATCGGCGTCAGCGTCGGCATCGGCATCGGCATCAGCATCGGCATCGGCGTCAGCATCGGCATCCGCATCCGCATCCGCATCGGCGTCAGCATCAGCATCAGCATCAGCATCGGCATCGGCATCGGCATCGGCATCGGCATCGGCATCGGCATCGGCGTCAGCATCGGCATCTGCGTCGGCATCGGCATCTGCGTCGGCATCCGCATCCGCGTCGGCATCGGCATCGGCGTCGGCGTCGGCGTCGGCGTCGGCGTCAGCATCGGCATCTGCGTCGGCATCCGCATCCGCATCCGCGTCGGCATCCGCATCGGCGTCAGCATCGGCGTCGGCGTCAGCATCGGCATCGGCATCGGCATCGGCATCGGCATCGGCATCGGCATCAGCGTCCGCGTCGGCATCGGCATCCGCGTCAGCGTCCGCGTCGGCATCCGCATCCGCGTCGGCATCCGCATCCGCGTCGGCATCCGCATCGGCGTCAGCATCGGCATCGGCATCGGCATCGGCGTCGGCGTCAGCGTCAGCATCGGCGTCGGCGTCGGCGTCGGCGTCGGCGTCAGCGTCAGCGTCAGCATCGGCGTCGGCATCGGCGTCGGCGTCGGCATCGGCATCGGCATCCGCGTCGGCATCCGCATCGGCGTCAGCATCGGCGTCGGCATCCGCATCCGCATCCGCGTCGGCATCGGCATCGGCGTCCGCATCTGCGTCGGCGTCAGCATCGGCATCGGCATCGGCATCGGCATCGGCATCGGCGTCAGCGTCCGCGTCGGCATCCGCGTCAGCGTCGGCGTCGGCATCGGCATCGGCGTCAGCGTCGGCGTCGGCGTCGGCGTCGGCGTCAGCATCCGCATCGGCGTCGGCATCCGCATCGGCGTCAGCGTCGGCGTCAGCATCCGCATCGGCGTCGGCGTCGGCATCGGCGTCGGCGTCGGCATCGGCGTCGGCGTCGGCGTCAGCATCCGCGTCGGCATCGGCGTCGGCGTCGGCGTCAGCATCTGCGTCCGCATCCGCATCCGCATCCGCATCGGCATCGGCATCGGCATCCGCGTCAGCATCGGCGTCGGCATCGGCGTCGGCATCGGCATCGGCATCGGCATCGGCATCGGCATCGGCGTCAGCATCGGCGTCGGCGTCGGCGTCAGCATCGGCGTCGGCGTCAGCATCGGCATCGGCGTCAGCGTCGGCATCGGCGTCAGCGTCGGCATCGGCGTCAGCGTCCGAGTCATTGTCGAGGTCGCGGTCATCGACAGACGGAGGCTCACCGACGGGGGTTGGTGTATCTACAGGATCAACTGAAGGCGGGGAGGACGGGGGAGGAGGCGGAGGAGCCTGGATTACATAGGTCGGAATATTCGAGTCATCATCGACACTATCTTTAATTAGATATATTCCGAGCGCCGCCAAGCCTGCCCAGAATACGGGAAGCAAACAGAAGCCTTCACTTCCCTCGCTATTTAACGTCTGTGCAATTTCAGAGCCGCTGGCCAGCGCTAGCGAGAAGCTTGAACCATCCTCGTTATAGTGCGCAAGTTGGACTTCACCGGTATCAGGATTTTCCAGGAAAATGTCACTCTGGACCCCCTCTGAATTGGCGGCAAAAAAATTCGCGATGGTAATTATCTCACCCGACTTCAGTTGGACGATGAGATCTGTACCCGACCTGGAAAATGAAATTACATCTTCTTTTGCTAGAGGAAGCCTGATCAGCCCCGGTGAATTTAACAAAATATTGCTAGAGTAAAACTCACTCAAAGAGCCATTGAATTTATCAATGATGTGGCCGCTCATCCTGCTCATCTAACTATTACCTTTCCTTGTCCTTCTCAGGCACCTTCGTGATCTGAAGGCGCTATTTCCCTTCGCCAACCATGGCTACACTGACGTCAGATCAAACTGCCATTACCAGGCACAAGCCCGGTGTAACTGGCATGTATTTCACTTCGCGGAATACAAAGGACAAGCAATCCAGAACGGATATTTCTTCAACTGCAAGAAAATACAGAACCCCGTCTACCCTTGCTTCCGGAATGACCTTCATCCCAAAGGTAGACAGGATTCGTAAAAGTGATGGAAGAATTGGGCAAGACTCTGAAATTTGGCGCAACTTTCTTGCTGATCGGCTCAACCCGCTGACTGATCATTCAAAAAAATCAGGCCCCCACCTCTGAACATGTGAAATATGTGAAAAACATGCGTCTTACCTGTTTCCACGAAGTATCTGTGAAGAGAAACAGCGCCACCATACACTCCATCAGCGAATCAATCGGATATGTAACAACTGGAGTTACTTATGCAGTTCCGGGTAATGAAACGTATTGCTGTTTTCTCTGCGCTAACGCTCTCCTTAACCACCGTTGGCTGCGCCAACATGAGTGATACCGACCGCCGTGTCGGTACCGGTATTGGTATCGGTGCGGTAACGGGTGCGCTGGTTACGGGTGGTGATATCGGCGGCGCCGCAGTGGGTGCGGCCCTGGGTGGTGTCGGCGGTTGGCTCTACGATCGCGAGAAGAAAAGACGCTACTACTATGACAGCCGCGGTCGTCGCGTTTACGAGCGTTGAAAACCTGTTGACGTTCTTTGGCAACCAGGTTTTTCAGCAACAATGGGTCCGGGAGTCGGGCCCATTGTTGCTTTCGGAACAACGTATTGTGCTCACTTGAGAGGCTTGATCAACCCGTCCAGTCCTTCGATCTTGATTTCCAGCGTCAATGCCATCAGTTCTCCAAGCCTGCCACTGGGAAAGCCCTTTTTCGCGAACCACAGCAGGTATTCCTCCGGCAGATCGATCAGCGACCTCCCCACATACTTTCCAAAAGGCATTGGCGTACGGGCAATATCCAGTAAATCCTGCTTTTCAAACACCGCCCTCTCCTGATTTCACCGGCACAAATTGCTGCACATTCTACACTTTGCTTGGCTTATCCCGACGACTTCGCGGTTTGTTTCAGCAAGGATTCGTATGCCCGGGGTTCTGTGGCAACATGCCGGTCACATGGCCGCCGATTGCGGCCGTTTGTTTTTTGAGCGAGACATATAAGAGAAGACTCTAGGTCTAAGGAAATACCGTGAAAGACAAAATATTCGCCCACCGTATGGGACTGGCTTTGGCCATAGCTCTACTCACCGCCTGCGGTAAACCCGCCACCAACGCCACGCCCGAGGCGACCACAGCCGACAGCATGCCCGCAGCCAGCGTATCGGGGACTGATACATCTGGGACCGACAGTGTTTCCACCGAAGGTATGTGGATGCCGCGCCAACTGCCGGAGCTGGGCGACAAGCTGAAAAGTCTGGGCCTTGAGCTTGACCCGAAGACCATGACGGATCTCACCCAGTTCCCGATGAATGCGGTGGTGAGTCTCGGCGGCTGTTCCGCGAGCTTCGTTTCCCCGCAGGGTCTGGTCGCCACCAACCACCACTGCGCCTATGGCTCCATTTCCTATAACTCCACCGAAGATAACGACCTGCTCACCAATGGCTTTCTCGCCAAGTCTTTGGAGGAAGAACTGCCCGCAGCACCCGGTTCGCGGATCTATGTCACGGTTGACATGAACGAGGTCACCGACAAGATCAACAGCAAACTCAGCGACGACATGGACGGCGCCACCCGTTTTAACGCCATTGAAGATGCGGAAAAGGCCCTCGTGGCCGAGTGCGAATCCGATCCCGGCCACCGCTGTGAGGTCTACAGCTACTACGGTGGCGCCAGCTATTACCTGATCAAGCAGCTGGCCATCCGCGACGTGCGCCTGGTACACGCCCCCGCCTCTTCGATTGGCAAGTTCGGCGGCGATATCGACAACTGGATGTGGCCGCGCCATACCGGCGACTACTCCTTCCTGCGCGCCTATGTGAGTCCCGACGGCAAGCCTGCAGACTTCTCCAAAGACAATGTGCCCTACAAACCCAAACATTTTCTGAAAGTCGCCACCAAGGGCCCACAGGAGGGGGACTTCGTTATGGTCGCCGGCTATCCCGGCAGTACCAACCGCTACCGCACCGCGGAAGAAGTCAGCAACAATTTCAGCTGGTACTACCCCACCATGCAGAAAGTACTGGCGGAGTGGTCCGAGG encodes the following:
- a CDS encoding glycine zipper domain-containing protein; the protein is MQFRVMKRIAVFSALTLSLTTVGCANMSDTDRRVGTGIGIGAVTGALVTGGDIGGAAVGAALGGVGGWLYDREKKRRYYYDSRGRRVYER
- a CDS encoding DUF3820 family protein: MFEKQDLLDIARTPMPFGKYVGRSLIDLPEEYLLWFAKKGFPSGRLGELMALTLEIKIEGLDGLIKPLK
- a CDS encoding BapA/Bap/LapF family large adhesin — encoded protein: MSRMSGHIIDKFNGSLSEFYSSNILLNSPGLIRLPLAKEDVISFSRSGTDLIVQLKSGEIITIANFFAANSEGVQSDIFLENPDTGEVQLAHYNEDGSSFSLALASGSEIAQTLNSEGSEGFCLLPVFWAGLAALGIYLIKDSVDDDSNIPTYVIQAPPPPPPSSPPSVDPVDTPTPVGEPPSVDDRDLDNDSDADADADADADADADADADADADADADADADADADADADADADADADADADADADADADADADADADADADADADADADADADADADADADADADADADADADADADADADADADADADADADADADADADADADADADADADADADADADADADADADADADADADADADADADADADADADADADADADADADADADADADADADADADADADADADADADADADADADADADADADADADADADADADADADADADADADADADADADADADADADADADADADADADADADADADADADADADADADADADADADADADADADADADADADADADADADADADADADADADADADADADADADADADADADADADADADADADADADADADADADADADADADADADADADADADADADADADADADADADADADADADADADADADADADADADADADADADADADADADADADADADADADADADADADADADADADADADADADADADADADADADADADADADADADADFELVDVNDDAVLECELSLDPEAEPDTDSDSQFDLLGISIADLVSLDIGSGQPLVEFELSEDTNETVFDLEIDGALGIGVLDNYVLIVERFEDGEWVRVESSENNLDGGLLSLSVLGLGGTSGQVTLENLDAGEYRATLVPDPGLISVGVAITRTIDVTATDLVEVETIVGSQNAEGNFIDQSASGDTNNLEIQSVTFDGNVVTPTGGEIEIEGEYGTLVIQSDGSYIYTPDEELGSVGVDSFVVTVVDTETNEVLSANLIIEVTKEVVPDDGDADADADADADADADADADADADADADADADADADADADADADADADADADADADADADADADADADADADADADADADADADSDTEAPDAPTANLTNDTGVDDSDGITSDGSVTVGGLEPDATWEYSTDGGDTWNTGTGNSFTLPEGEYEDGDVLVRQTDEAGNTSPEGSLGPVTIDATAPDAPTANLTNDTGADNGDGITSDGSVTVGGLEPDATWEYSTDGGDTWNTGTGNSFTLPEGEYEDGDVLVRQTDEAGNTSAEGSLGPVTIDATAPDAPTANLTSDTGVDDSDGITSDGSVTVGGLEPDATWEYSTDGGDTWNTGTGNSFTLPEGEYEDGDVLVRQTDEAGNTSAEGSLGPVSVESLDGVDEVATALLNILGAESAADHGSADYGLLDFYLNLIGLDLQASVLGTSALEFEIEPGHTQDLTFEFDSTLSLELLGDLRIVVQKWDEATGMWTAVDNSEDEASILEIGLLGGGGDGVTIEGLGSGEYRAFIAADGVVATVLSSLSVSGTDFDNTVITGYEGIAVEGNVLDNDEAGTSVVSVNGETVVMGGSSIVGTYGTLQIDQDGSYTYTPFDSDGSGIGQVDIFEYTLVDPVSGATAMATLYVQIDSESVEMTWDEEDPSMPATMEFSASDDVAEASVVWANAVTEGYFTDSDGELLGIGSQEYISDTFTISENMEVSGSIEVEVLLAALASGEVFLERETSPGSGSWETVASDSFNIVIGGLGTVASIDLSTVNFTAGDYRVRATKSGLASVTLNVATDVDVVHLDQFEIESAVNAVGNLFDNDVEGSEFSTLQIDAGMGFVDVTDSVVVDGDFGSLTIDADGNYTYIPDGTFFDMTSQEVFNYQLVHPVTGAVVGGSLTITLEPSGAGVESMSEGFAMTSFAAESSEDVEESADSEFVVQSSESGLETLYWQGGEAVITLSDYVGEFSDIDAIDLDQENAVTLSLGLEDLVSISSGDENFYINGDGEDTVEILGAWTELETGLAHGIDYSIYISVDDPNKELWVETGIQVV